The DNA segment AGCAACCATGGCAGTTGATTCTACCAGAAGAGATATAACTTTGCTGCATAGTCAGACCAGACTCACTTCCTATGGTGTAAAGAGATACTAGAGGAAGACATTTTTGAGAACAGGTAAGTATTAATCACAATGCCTCAATCCATTTGCAAGATATTATCACAATTGTAAGAGTTGATAGCCCACTGTGTATAGATCAAGGTGCTTGAGAGGTCATAATAATCGTTTACTGTCCTGTTCGCTAACTACGTACACTGTGTCTATCTCTTTGTGTGATCGTATGATCGTTTTTTCGTATTGCATAACTGACATTACTCATGCATCATCTAACCATAAGGTTTATTCATAGCAGCTTTGTATAAGGAAATGAGTATACTCTGCATGGGATTTTTCTTCATTGCAGAATATTGCAGGTCATGCATGGGGGAATGGAAGAAAATAGCTTTCAAAATGACTATAAAAATGCTCAAAGTGATACCTGTCTTCAGTTAACTTCTTCTCAAAACAATATCACTTCAGATAACTTAACCGATCACTTCTATCTATATCAGCTGATAATGGCGCCTAGAATCATCATCATTCTACTGTTCAGTCTCACTTACTCAACTATTACTCTAACAGCACCTGTGCCTCGATCACAGAATAGTGTCGAAGATGGCAGACCTCGAAGACAGACCTTAGGAACACCTAGCGTTGTCTCGATAATGGTGGCTTCAGACTCATCTGATGAAAACTGCCCAATATATGGTGACAGAGATTGTGGAAAGGTTCAAGATATGCTGTGTGCAGCACAAACATTTCAGCAAGAGTACAACAGGAGGAGGCTGGTATGTTCAGTTCTGTTCTTTGttgtatggtacatgtacaaatgtgtgactgcatgtacgtattgttATTTTTTATAATGTATTCTTTATctccattaattttttcaGAGCCAACCAGCCTCCATGCAATCAGTGGATTCCTGTGCAAGAGTTGATTTCACTCCTACCAACAACATAAGACATTTGTATGATGACTTCAAAACCCTCTCCTCTATCTTCATGCAAGTGGGACAGGAATTTTCATTTCCAAACTTTGCCGATACTCAGTGTCAAATCAGGCACATTAACTCATATCTGGGAGAAACGGTATAGTgcatgtatcataattatagtgctaacCCAAAAGAGAGTTACCTCAGCTAATTAAACTTGTGTAGCTTGCTAGGTTCTTCGGGAATTACTCTTTTAATTATTTGACAGGTTGACTATTTCTGTGAGTACAACAAGACTGAGTGTGGAACAGTTCGTTACGTCTGCAACACTGATTTCACCCCCAATCCGACATTTAACTACACAAGGCATCAATTTGATGAGGAGTGTTTCGATAATCTCCTTAACTCACTCCAGATGACTCTTAACCTGCTCCATCACGTCTATTTCTCATCTAGTTCGGCAGTTTCAGGACAAAGTATTTGTGCGCGTAGTGGTGCTACTTGCTTCAGAGCATCGCACGACCAGACAGCCTCGTTGGAATCATTCAGAGCAACCCTCAGAGAAAGACAACAAAGTCTGCCATCTTCACTTGTAAGTATAGAACAAGTAATTATAAAGGAGACCACTTGCACAGTACGCTAAACAGTCATGGAGCACAATTAATGGTTTATTCTTTTTTCAGATTACTCACAATGATGTGGAATGCAGACCTGCTATTGTATTTGAACCGTCTGTGCTCAACTTGTACTCATCCCTGATTGAGACAAGTCGAGAGCTGTCCACTGTATCAAACCAGAGTGACCTTGTTCAGCAACTGAACTCAACTGTTTTGCCTCTTCTTCATGATGTAGTGGTGAGTCTTTCGTGATGTTTGCTAAATACTGTTTTCTTCCGCACTTAATTTTGCTGCTGGAAATAATGCTCATTTTTTCTTTATTCTTTCAGGCACCAGTTGTGCATgatgagagtgagaggacagcaTTGAATGGACTGAGTATCACCATTCCTAGCAGCCCGCAAGAACACTCTGAAGATGAAGCAATGGCCAGCTGCCTTGTAACTCATCTGAGCATAACGTACGAGGCCCTAATGCACGATCAGCTCCGTCACCATTGGACAGTACTGAACAGAGCAAGAGATACTGGCTGCGTCTAAAACCAGTGACACGGACTTCACCATGGAAACTATGAACAATGACATCAGGACACTGTTAACATTTAATGCGGCAATGATTAGATAGCATTTACTACCCAATTCTTTTGATAGAATCACTTAACTTCATTTTTTTCTCACTTTTTATTTGAGTTTGTGTATAGCTAGGTctctattaataattattactattacTTTCAAAAAAAGGACCTCTAAacagaatgaaagcaccacgggtgttgatgcctcagtggaggtgccaaagctacataaagctagcttttatacacacatggattcatgatgaacatttttaatttgcagaatccagggaaactcaaagagtgggtaatgatcgacaatgattgttgttaaaaacgatcgatgctgCAAGTTTaatagcagagccttgcagttctcttctcactcttgcagctactaatagctatagcgttctagtgcagagctaactattaagtagagtagcaacacttggtgaacaagttttcCTATGGATTCTTTTGAAaaagctgcaatggcattccaaataTTAAgcaaactaggcataactcgagacaaagctttattttgcaaatccacgaacacaaatccaagaaaacatgactagaagcctatagaaactcttacttgcacttcattgatccttgagcagctagctgtacatacatgtgacagtctacacacactaccatatcAGAGCTCTGCTATACCGTATTACCTCGATtggattgcgcatgcgcaccaagacATCTCCAAGTATATCAACTTGATTGCTCTCGCAAGttgtaccatagatagtatctatggttgtACTAACTCGAGATTTTTGCCAGACGTGCCATGGCGTTCTTGATATCTTGTATTGGTCACTGCTATAATTTTACGTTCTCTCATAATGGACCCCTCCCATCAGAGGACAACCTCTATAAGGACACTAGCTATGGCACGGATTGAAATCACTATCTTGATGCATGTTTTTTACTTTTAGCTTTAAatggaggctacaaaagatGAAAAGAGTCGATGACATAGCGTATCACGGATACGGATATTCGACCATTCAATCCTTTTCTTCCTTTATCTCTGCACCAGAGAACTGCCTCCGAAAAGAGGACAAAAGCTCTGCTCCTAAACTGTCCTTTATTTGGAAGTTCCACTGTATTGGGGCGCGATCAATTTGGCACCATGTAAACAGGTAAAAGTGTATGGGTATATCGTTGATATAGACCAGATATAAGTAGggcctgataaattatgctcttaATGTctatttttggtaaagatcattagtTTTGCATAACAACATTTTCAGggcaaaaaatggctgaaggtggTTGTCAGTTCAAGTCAGCTAGATATAACTGACTGagaatcatgataattatgtcttgtgtGCTGTGTTATTGTCTTttatgtcacatttttggGTAGTCACATttaaagaatagaataatgggagaaaaaagtataattaattttatcaggGCCAAATGAAAAGGCCTGCCTTTTCTGGAACACCAGATACAACTGGTAAAAAGGAAAGGATGAAGCTGTCCACCTTTGATTCATGTGCCTGCTGTACATAAAGAATAAGATGCCACAAACCGAGACTCatcaagtgcatgcatggtctttACCCGTTCAAAAACCTAACTGACATGAGCTTTACCGCCATTGACCCTTTACCCGCCATTGACTCGATACAACGAGTCATAATGCCTGCGCACTGTGTCCATCCGAAATGTCACAGAGAGCGCACAAAGTTGCTAAAATCTGTAAGTAAACCATAATTTTTCGCCTGCATGGCGGATCGCAGGATCTTAAGGGGGGGGCGAAAACATCCCAGCAATTTTAAGGTTTCAGCACGTCATTTGGTCGGGATGTACGCTACAGTTTCGTGTCCTTCAGTAGTTACAAAACTCAGTACTTAATCTACTTAGCTCTCTAAGCAAATGGATTGTCTATAATGTTCTACTGCGATCTTAGAAGCAATGTTTATACTGCTATGGTTTACCTTTTTCAGCATATAACAGCATAGGACTTGATAATACACAATTAGCTATAGttaataatagctagtagGTATGGAGGTAAAGTGCATCCTGAAAGAGATCTGTGGCAAGGTTTTCCGGCAGTTGAAACGGGTTGGTTCTCATCTGGGGGTATAGTTTTGTCACAAACGTATTCTCCTGTTTTGGAGCACAGCAATTGAGAGTCTGAAATGCACCTGAGTATTCAGGTATCAAAATGATCTTGTTAGGGGCGTTCTTTTGAGTGAGATCTATCAGGGATGCTGCGAAATTGGGGATGACATTTCTGTAATAATTTGTGAGTCCGAGAAAAGCTCTAACTTAATTGTTTGGTTTGGGGGTTTATTCTTCTTTGTTTTCAGGGGGCTGTATTTGCGATACAATATTGAGCGTGCTCTTTTGTCGCTCCCAGTGATCTAGTATTCCACATTTTCTGTTCGTCACAGGGGTTACTGGGGCACTTGTTGGCAAGGTTTTCCGGCAGTTGAAACGGGTTGGTTCTCATCTGGGGGTATAGTTTTGTCACAAACATATTCTCCTGTTTTGGTCTCAAGCCCAGTGACCTAGTAGTCCATATGCATCTAGGTAGTATAGACTTTTGTCCTGTGGTGCAGTGAGTAGTCCTCTGCAAACTGGCCCCACTGGTTTTTGACTTTCGTTTGCTTACATGAAGGCATACATCTGAGCTGTGGGTAAACCTCCCAAAAATTGCTCACTAACCAACCATGAGGTCAATCACTTGGGCATGCAATGTCAGTACAGTCTCTTGTCCATCTGGTTGCTAAGTCTGTGAGAACAACTCCCTGAGTGACTCTCTGGTCTTCTGCTTGTGTGATCTGAATCAGTGCCGACATGTCTCCTCGTTGAGATATTTTATCTTCTAAGTATCGAGGTCTTCAACTAGTCATAGTCATAGGCTGCCatagctatacataattatgcctgctGTGCTTTGCCAGTTAGTTGAGGTGCAAGTACTACTTGCATCTCAACTAACTGGCAAAGCACATCACCTTCGAATGTAACATGGGAGCATACAAGGTGGACAAGTcaaggtgcatgcatgtacatgcctACTGTATaggcatgtacatgcaccttGACTTGTTCACGTACTCGTATGATCCCATGCTGCATTAATTCGAAAGTGATGAGATAGGCCTCGATGTCATCTGTGTCTAGAAGACTACTCAACTTCAGTGCATGAGGGCCTGCTTTTGCCAGGTTAGTCAGTTTGCTGTCTTGTCCGTCACAAGCTTCTGAAGTAGTGCTATCTGTTCCTCTGCAAACTGCTTCTCCCGCATTTGACTGTCTCTAGCAAGTTCCTCTTGTCGCTGTGGTATTTGTTCCTCTCTCTACTCCCTCTCGGCAGCTAGTTCTTATCGTCTTTGTTCCTCTCTTTGCTCTCTCTCTCGGCAGCTATAGTTcctcttataattaattgccgttgtatatagactgtgttccagatccatctaccagcttccatccaccacagcAAGTCACCAGTatgtccgtgcatgttactacgcatggatggactgtgtgtacctgtgctcaacactgcatgtagtaattcatcacaaatcataattatacccgcacaaaatggatgtataataaatatatagggattggtcatcaccccaccagtaaaaattgcgtggtatattggccgggaaaacatggaaaactaccagtacatgtgattgacgttgtaacggattggagttatgctctcgtctgatttcttgtttccacgcttttttgtggttcccctggccaatcctagcaatttttcacattgcaaatgtttttctagtcggacaTGACGATGTACGCCACAAACCACGTTATGTATAGTGCTCAAATCGATTGTATATATGATATGAGTTttttaatattattgtagGCTTATTCTCAAAatattgcatgtgtgttggggagggaggggagcATGCAATCGCTCAGATTGCATGCTCATAGTTTGATCACTTTCATTTACAGttgtcgtataattatacagtgtctATTGTAGTGACTGCTTTCATATGACAGGTGTCtccgtacgtgtgtgtgtgtgtgtgtgtgtagcttttACCTTGTATGTATACATTCTTGTTTCCTACTCCACGTCAGCCTCTCAATAAACAATAACGTCTGTTGTTGGGAAGTCTAGTAGTGTTTGTGTGAAATTTCACTTAGTTAAAATCTACCTCCCctagattttttttttagaAAGATCGGATGCAGTTTGTTTTAACACGTACTAAGCTGCATGGTAGTAAATGAGGTGTGAAGGTCGCTAAAATTACTGTAAACAGTTTCGAATACTCTACCATTATTTATGTACTTCTTCCGAGTAgttgttgtataattatgtgggcaCGGATCATAAACTCTCTGTTTGAAACTAATTGTTAAACAGATCATgttgttacataattatgtcaacagTTTCAAAATCTTGATTTTAGGATACGTAAGTATATACTTAAGGATATACGGTTGAAGTA comes from the Halichondria panicea chromosome 4, odHalPani1.1, whole genome shotgun sequence genome and includes:
- the LOC135335591 gene encoding uncharacterized protein LOC135335591, which translates into the protein MAPRIIIILLFSLTYSTITLTAPVPRSQNSVEDGRPRRQTLGTPSVVSIMVASDSSDENCPIYGDRDCGKVQDMLCAAQTFQQEYNRRRLSQPASMQSVDSCARVDFTPTNNIRHLYDDFKTLSSIFMQVGQEFSFPNFADTQCQIRHINSYLGETVDYFCEYNKTECGTVRYVCNTDFTPNPTFNYTRHQFDEECFDNLLNSLQMTLNLLHHVYFSSSSAVSGQSICARSGATCFRASHDQTASLESFRATLRERQQSLPSSLITHNDVECRPAIVFEPSVLNLYSSLIETSRELSTVSNQSDLVQQLNSTVLPLLHDVVAPVVHDESERTALNGLSITIPSSPQEHSEDEAMASCLVTHLSITYEALMHDQLRHHWTVLNRARDTGCV